GGCGAGCGCATCCTCCCCTCGCGGTGGGAGCGCATATCGCGGGTGGTCCCGGCTACCATAAGCTCTACCGTGACCGGCATGACGCTGATCGCCATCGGTGAAGGCATCATTCTTGGCATTGCCTACTGGATCGCCGGCGTTCCGTCCCACGTAACACTCGGCGTTTTGACCGGCATCATGGCTTTGATCCCCGGCGGCGCGCCCTTGTCGTTCACGCTCGTATCGATCTATCTCGTTGCCAGCGGATCGCTTTTCGCAGGCGTTGCCTTGTTTGTCTGGGGCTCGGTCGAGCTCTTCATCGTCGACAAGACGATACGCCCGCGCCTGGTCGGCGGCCCTATCAAGCTTCCGTTCCTGCCGACCTTTTTCGGCCTCGTGGGCGGTGTGAAGACGCTCGGCTTTCTCGGCCTGTTCATCGGCCCGGTTCTGATGGCGCTGCTCGTTGCGATCTGGCGTGAATGGATGCGTGAGATCGAGCTTTCATCAAGCGCTGATGCAGTAGAGACCCCGACCGTCCCGGAGCCTCCCAAACGCCTCAAGGCCGATCCGGCCCCCATTAACGAAGGCGCTTCTCCATAAACAGGCTGAGTGGATCAAGCTTGTAGCCACCGAATGGCGGAATCTCCTCGTATCCGGCATTCCGATAGAGGCCAATCGCCTCTGGCTGGTAGATTCCGGTTTCGAGACGGATGATCGAAATGGCAAAGCTCCGGGCCTCGCTTTCGAGCTGATCAAGCAGCCGCTTGCCGAGTTTCAATCCTCGTGCCGATCCGTCAACGAACATGCGCTTGATTTCTGCCGTGCCATCGTCATGCCGGACAAGGGACGCGCAACCGAGAATCTCATCACCCCGTCGCGCCACGAAGAAGGAAACCGTATCCGCTTCCAGTTCCTCGATCGGCAGCATATGATTGCTTTCGGCAGGGTAGAGCGATGCGGCATAGGCGTCGGACAATTCCAGCAATCTCAGCACACCCGGCTGCCGAGGCGCTTCTCGTTGAATGACCAAATCCTGCATTGCCTGTCCTGCCTGCCTTCACAAAGTCGCTATGCTGCGTCTTAACGTTCTTACAAGATCATATGCAAGGAAGTTCATATGCGCACCGCGATGGTCATCATGACAATACTTGGCTGCGACGACAGCGCCACGGACTGCCAATATGTGGCAACGCTTAATCAACGCTGGCCCAGCGTCGAACTATGCAATGCAGTTTCTGAAAAGGAATTAGGCCGGTTCGCCAATGTTTCCTACCCCGTCGTCATTGCCGTTTGCCAGGATCCGACCGTGGCGAGCGCATCCCCGACCGCACCGAAATCTACCGACACACCAGACGCCCCTGCACCGACACCGGAGGAAACAAGGCAGGAGGAACAGTCGATGGCCGCCAAGGCCATGGACCGTGTAAAGACTATCCTGCCGACGCGAGATAACGTCGAGAGCCTGATCAAGGGACCGGTACGGATTGTGGAAAGTGGGTATTCCTGGGTCGCCCAGCGACTGCGCTAGGCAGCGTAGGCAGTCTGCTCAGCGTAAGCGCGGGCCATATCCCTGTATTCCTGGCGCTGCAGTGACTCGACGATGTCGAGAAGCTCGTTGATGGTGGTGTAGGTATCAACCGTGCGCGGATACCGTTCGATCAATGCGTCGAAGATTCCCTCGCCGCTGCCTTGCACCTCCCGCAGTTTCTCGCGCCAGAGCATGGTCGCCTCGACAAAGACTTCCGAGATTTCACGAGACAAACCGCAGGATTCGTAGAGAGCGCGGATCGCATGCTTTCGGCCGGTTGCCATAATGGAGCGAACGCGACGATCGTCCAGGCCCGAAAGGTCCGTCATGGCAGCAGCAAAGAATTCAATCCGTCCCGAGCAGAGCGCGTGCATGAGAAAAGCCGAGGTGAGGCGCCCATCCTCACGCATCGTCTGCACCAGCAGCGGAATTTCATCCGACAGAGCGTTTCCGACGAGACGTAGCGTGGCGAGCGTAGCCGCCTCTTCAGTCAGGTATGCAATGCGCGGTGCACTCAACGTCGCCTGCACCAGCAGCGAACCGGCCAATGCGCGGCTGATTTCGCGGACGAGAACATCGCGCGCTTCCGCGGGGAGATCCTCGCGGTCCAGAAGCAGGTTCCGCACCTCGCAACTGCGGGCGTGGCGCTCTGCCAGCCGCTTGAGTACGTATCGGGAGAGATCGGCCGAATCGTTTTCCAACAGGATGACGGCCTCAGCCGTATCACCAATCTCGGCAATTGCTGCCGCGACGCCGCGGCCCAGTTCAGGACGGGTCGCAATTAAACCGCGGGTCATGCTGGATCCTCGACCTGCAATGTCGACTAGATCCATATCCGTCAGTACCGGTGAAAACGTAATGACAGGACATGCGATATCCGGCTGGTCCTCAGCAAGTGCCAGCACCACGGCGCGTGGTGCTGACGGCTCTTCAGCAAGGCTCTCGGAAAGCGCGAAGCGAACGGCTGACGAAGGGTCATCCAGCAGGTGAATCATGGCATGCAAGGCCGCCTGCTTTTGCGGATCATCCGGACGGAGACGGAAGTAGGCCTTGGCCAAGGCGCGCGCTGCCTTGGCGCGATCTGCCGCGCCTGCTGTTTCCGCCCATCGCAAAAAAGCCTGGATAATCAACTGACCTACCTCAAACGCCGGAGCGACTCTACGCTCTCCATTCGTCCATGAGGCCAAGCTAGTCAGAAATAGTTTACGATCGGTTCACCATACGCCTCAAGGATCGTGAAAAGAGGCGAACAGCCTTCGAATATAATCAATTCCCAGCGTATGTGTGGGTCTTCAGAGCAACCCCTTCGCGCGTAGCAAGACAGAATTGGTCGCTCTCAGGCAAAACAGCCTGCACTATCGCATCAGACCCTACTAATACTCAAAGGTTTCTATCGAGTCGGCCGTTGCAGTTGAAAAACATCGCTGCCGCCATCCGCGTAATCCATGTAGCCCATGCGAGCAACTGGCTTGGCCAAGGCCATATCAATGCGACCATCTCGAACAATGATCTCACTGAGATGGATTCCGACTACCTGACCGAACACAATAACCGACTCGGACATGGTTTCATTCAAGCCCTTCGGTCGAAGGACCTCCGTCACCTTGCATTCGAGCGCAGCATAGGCCTCGGCCACGTATGGAGCGTCCACCAGCTCACCAAGTTTCGGCGTCAGTCCAGCGAGATCGAATTCGTTGACACCATAGGGCACCGGCGCAGAGGATGCGTTCATCGGTTCGACGAGATTGCGGCTGACGAGGCTTGCGGTGAAGACGCCCGTCTCTTCGGCGTTCCGGCTACTGTGTTTCGGCGTACTGGATGAGAACATCACTATCTTTGGATTGTCCGAGACGATGTTGAAAAACGAATAGGGCGAGAGGTTCAGCGAACCATCCCTGCCCTTCGTACCGATCCACCCGATGGGTCGCGGCGCTACAATGGCCTTGAACGGGTCGTGCGCAAGACCATGCTGGTTGAGATCGGTGGTATAAAACATTACTCGCTTCCCTCACCAACCCAGCTGACAATGTCCTTGAGTTCAGGGCGCGGACGGTCGGTTTGCGGGAACGTCGTGGAGCCGATGTAAACCAGACCAGCGATTTTTTCTTCCGGCTTCACGCCAAGAACGGTCTTGGCATCGGCGTCATAGGCGACCCATTCGCTCAGCCAATTGGCGGCATAACCATGGGCATTGGCAGCCATGAACAGATTGAGGCAGACGGCGCCAGCAGACAATTCCTGTTCCCAGACCGGGATCTTGACGTGCTCCGCCGCAGTGCTGACCACAGCAATGACGACTGGAGAACGCGTCAAGCGCGACCGCTCGATCTGCCGGGCTTCTTCGGTCATTTCGGGGTTCTTCTTCAGCGCAATAGACAGAAGCTGCTCGCCAAGTTCTGCCCTCGCCTGTCCCCGATAAACGATGAAACGCCAGGGAGCGAGCTTGCCGTGATCAGGAACGCGTGAGGTGAGCGTCAGGATCTGCTCCAGCTCGGTCCGGTCCGGGCCCGGTTCCGTCATCTGGAACGCAGGAATGGATCGACGCGTACTGAGATAATCGAAGAGTGGCTTCTGAATGGGCATCCGACGACTCTGTGAATGGAGGGATCTTGAAATTGCCGCTAGGTTGGTTTTGAAGTGACGTTTCGGAATTCAAGAGTCAACGGTCAGCAACCACTATGAACGCAGTTTCTCGGAAGGTCTCGCTCTCGATGGCGCTGCTGGCGGCGCTTGCCCTGGCGCCATCCGCTCATGCTCAGGACGCATTCCAGCCTTTCAAGCAGTTGGAAGGCACGCCAAAGATGCCGAAACTGAATGCTTTTACAGCGCCATCTGCCCGTAAGGTTCCCGCCCTGCGCGATGTGACGCTGGAAGCGAAGTTGACGGCAGATGGAACATCTCTCCAGACCGGGCTCAACTGGCGTGTATTCAGCCCGAGCGCCGGCCCGGATGGCAAGCTTCAGCTTGTTGCCTCCTCGGAAGGCGGCGAAGCTCATCTTCAACTGGCGCCAGGTGATTATTTCGTCAACGTCGCATTCGGACGCGCTGGTATCACAAAGCGACTGAGTGTTCCGGAAAATGGTGACGTCAAAAAGCTATCGTTTGTTCTTGATGCAGGCGGTCTTGTGTTGAATGCCGTTGCGGGCACTGATCAACGGATACAGGCCAACAAGCTGAAGTTCTCGATCTATTCCGCGGAGGTGCGCGAAGACGGCGAGCGTGCGCTTGTGATGGCCAATGTGAAGCCGAACACGATCATCCGGCTGAATACCGGCACCTATCACATTGTTTCAGAATATGGCGATATCAACGCGAGCGTTCGGGCTGACCTTCAGGTCGAGGCAGGCAAACTGACCGAGGCGACGCTGCAGCACAAGGCGGCGCAGATTACCCTCAAGCTTGTTTCTCAGCACGGCGGCGAAGCCGTGGCTGATACCGCATGGTCTGTGCTGACTGCCGGTGGCGACGTGGTGAGTGAAAGCGTCAGCGCTTTCACAACCATGGTGCTGGCGGAGGGCGAATATACCGCCGTCGCTCGCAACAAGGACAAGATCTATCAACGAGAGTTCACCGTTCAGTCCGGCAAGAACGCGGATATCGAAGTTTCCATGAAGGAACAACAGGCGTCCGTCGTCGGTCAGGATTGATCACCGTGATCGCTTGAAACAAAAAAACCCCGGTGGATCGCTCCACCGGGGTTATTTGTTTTACTCGGCAGCCATCTTGCGTGCTGCCTGACGCCGCTTGACATCCGGCGGCGTTGCTTCTTCCGAAAGCGATGCAACGGCATCTTCCAGCGACATCGGTGTCTGTGCCTGCGAACCCAGACGGCGGATGTTGACTGAGCGGTTTTCGGCTTCCTGACGACCACAGACAATGATGACCGGAACCTTCGTGACCGAATGCTCGCGGATCTTGTAGTTGATCTTCTCGTTGCGGAAGTCCTCTTCCACAATCAGGCCCGCATCGCGCAGCTGCTGGGCAACCTCGCGGCCATAATCATCCGCATCGGAGGTGATCGTTGCGACGACCACCTGAAGCGGTGCGAACCACAGCGGCATATGCCCGGCGAAGTTCTCGATCAGGATCCCGAGGAAGCGCTCCATCGAGCCGCAGATGGCGCGGTGGATCATGACAGGCTGGGTCTTTTCCGAGTTCGCATCGATGTAGAACGCACCGAAGCGCTCTGGCAGGTTGAAGTCCACCTGCGTCGTTCCGCACTGCCAGTCACGGCCAATTGCGTCCTTGAGAGTGTACTCGAACTTCGGCCCGTAAAATGCGCCCTCACCTGGCAATATTCCGGTTTTGATGCGTCCTCCAGACTGCTCTTCGATCGTCTTTAGAACATCCATCATGACCGATTCCGCGCGGTCCCAAAGCTCATCGGATCCCACGCGCTTTTCCGGACGGGTGGAGAGCTTCACCACGACTTCCTTGAAGCCGAAGTCCTCATAGACCGACAGGATGAGATCATTGATGCGCAGGCATTCGGCTGCCATCTGCTCTTCCGTGCAGAATACATGGGCATCGTCCTGCGTGAAGCCGCGAACGCGCATCAACCCATGCAATGCGCCGGATGCTTCGTAGCGATGAACGAGACCAAATTCCGCAAGGCGAACAGGCATTTCACGGTAAGACTTCAAGCCATGCTTGAAGATCTGGACGTGACCCGGGCAGTTCATCGGCTTCAAGGCGAAGACGCGATTATCGGCTTCCTTGTCATCCGGATGGGTAAACGCGTAAGCCGATTTCACGGCGAACATGTTTTCCTGATACCAGCCCCAGTGACCGGAGGTTTCCCATAGCGAGGCATCGAGAACCTGCGGCGCGTTGACCTCTTCATAGGTGTTGGCCAGACGGCGGCGCATGTAGGCGGTCAGGGTCTGGAACATGCGCCAGCCCTTGCCATGCCAGAACACGACGCCCGGACCTTCTTCCTGAAAATGGAACAGATCCATCTCGCGGCCAAGCTTGCGGTGATCGCGCTTCTCGGCTTCCGCAAGTACGTGCAGGTACTGATCCAGTTGCTCCTGCTCTGCCCAGGCTGTGCCGTAGATACGGGTCAGCATCGGACGGGTGGAATCACCGCGCCAATAGGCACCGGCCACCTTCATGAGCTTGAAGGCCGTCCCAATCTGTCCGGTCGAGGCCATGTGCGGACCACGGCAAAGGTCGAACCAGTCGCCCTGAGCATAGATCTTGACGTCCTGATCTTCCGGGATCGCATCAACGAGCTCGACCTTGAAGCTCTCACCCTTGGCAGCAAACACATCCTTGGTCTTCTGGCGCGACCAGACTTCCTTGGTGAAGGGTTTGTTGCGACCAATGATCTCCTTCATTTTCTTTTCGATCTTCGGCAGATCGTCGGGCGTGAAGGGCCAGTCTTCCTTGGTGTCTGGGTGAACGCGCTTGAAGTCGTAGTAGAAGCCGTTCTCGATCACCGGACCGATCGTGACCTGCGTGCCGGGCCAAAGCTCCTGGACGGCTTCCGCCATCACGTGCGCAGCATCATGGCGAATGAGTTCCAGAGCGCGCGGATCTGTGCGGGTAATGATCTCGATCTTGCCATCGGAAACAGGGTCCGACAGGTCGCGGACTTCGCC
The window above is part of the Rhizobium rhizoryzae genome. Proteins encoded here:
- a CDS encoding AI-2E family transporter: MRIALIPPISAARWLLILIVFAGIYFFHGFVIPVLAALVIGFASWPLYRDLLRRVGGNTTIGATIAIICVLSFIIIPISIALTYAIGELRDWIGWALQINRVGSAPPQWIVELPVAGEWLSTQWERHIGEPGAIGQLVQLVSGANIGNIYRAVIAAGDGAFHLLLTLLFMLIALFFVYRDGAAFARQMDLLGERILPSRWERISRVVPATISSTVTGMTLIAIGEGIILGIAYWIAGVPSHVTLGVLTGIMALIPGGAPLSFTLVSIYLVASGSLFAGVALFVWGSVELFIVDKTIRPRLVGGPIKLPFLPTFFGLVGGVKTLGFLGLFIGPVLMALLVAIWREWMREIELSSSADAVETPTVPEPPKRLKADPAPINEGASP
- a CDS encoding GNAT family N-acetyltransferase, with the translated sequence MQDLVIQREAPRQPGVLRLLELSDAYAASLYPAESNHMLPIEELEADTVSFFVARRGDEILGCASLVRHDDGTAEIKRMFVDGSARGLKLGKRLLDQLESEARSFAISIIRLETGIYQPEAIGLYRNAGYEEIPPFGGYKLDPLSLFMEKRLR
- a CDS encoding DUF2336 domain-containing protein; amino-acid sequence: MIIQAFLRWAETAGAADRAKAARALAKAYFRLRPDDPQKQAALHAMIHLLDDPSSAVRFALSESLAEEPSAPRAVVLALAEDQPDIACPVITFSPVLTDMDLVDIAGRGSSMTRGLIATRPELGRGVAAAIAEIGDTAEAVILLENDSADLSRYVLKRLAERHARSCEVRNLLLDREDLPAEARDVLVREISRALAGSLLVQATLSAPRIAYLTEEAATLATLRLVGNALSDEIPLLVQTMREDGRLTSAFLMHALCSGRIEFFAAAMTDLSGLDDRRVRSIMATGRKHAIRALYESCGLSREISEVFVEATMLWREKLREVQGSGEGIFDALIERYPRTVDTYTTINELLDIVESLQRQEYRDMARAYAEQTAYAA
- a CDS encoding flavin reductase family protein, whose protein sequence is MFYTTDLNQHGLAHDPFKAIVAPRPIGWIGTKGRDGSLNLSPYSFFNIVSDNPKIVMFSSSTPKHSSRNAEETGVFTASLVSRNLVEPMNASSAPVPYGVNEFDLAGLTPKLGELVDAPYVAEAYAALECKVTEVLRPKGLNETMSESVIVFGQVVGIHLSEIIVRDGRIDMALAKPVARMGYMDYADGGSDVFQLQRPTR
- a CDS encoding nitroreductase family protein, with the translated sequence MPIQKPLFDYLSTRRSIPAFQMTEPGPDRTELEQILTLTSRVPDHGKLAPWRFIVYRGQARAELGEQLLSIALKKNPEMTEEARQIERSRLTRSPVVIAVVSTAAEHVKIPVWEQELSAGAVCLNLFMAANAHGYAANWLSEWVAYDADAKTVLGVKPEEKIAGLVYIGSTTFPQTDRPRPELKDIVSWVGEGSE
- the thrS gene encoding threonine--tRNA ligase, which codes for MSVSLTFPDGSVRSYEAGATGLAVAESISKSLAKKAIAIAIDGEVRDLSDPVSDGKIEIITRTDPRALELIRHDAAHVMAEAVQELWPGTQVTIGPVIENGFYYDFKRVHPDTKEDWPFTPDDLPKIEKKMKEIIGRNKPFTKEVWSRQKTKDVFAAKGESFKVELVDAIPEDQDVKIYAQGDWFDLCRGPHMASTGQIGTAFKLMKVAGAYWRGDSTRPMLTRIYGTAWAEQEQLDQYLHVLAEAEKRDHRKLGREMDLFHFQEEGPGVVFWHGKGWRMFQTLTAYMRRRLANTYEEVNAPQVLDASLWETSGHWGWYQENMFAVKSAYAFTHPDDKEADNRVFALKPMNCPGHVQIFKHGLKSYREMPVRLAEFGLVHRYEASGALHGLMRVRGFTQDDAHVFCTEEQMAAECLRINDLILSVYEDFGFKEVVVKLSTRPEKRVGSDELWDRAESVMMDVLKTIEEQSGGRIKTGILPGEGAFYGPKFEYTLKDAIGRDWQCGTTQVDFNLPERFGAFYIDANSEKTQPVMIHRAICGSMERFLGILIENFAGHMPLWFAPLQVVVATITSDADDYGREVAQQLRDAGLIVEEDFRNEKINYKIREHSVTKVPVIIVCGRQEAENRSVNIRRLGSQAQTPMSLEDAVASLSEEATPPDVKRRQAARKMAAE